The Chitinophaga pinensis DSM 2588 region CGTGGCCCATGAACGCACGTTTATACTGGAAACAGTAGATAGTAGCACAACTGCAAAATCAGGACTGGATTTCAAGGCATTGGAGAAAGAATACATCATGCCGGCTGATTCAGGCTTATGTCTGGTCCCCCTGATCCTTTATAATAAAGATACAGTGCTGAAGTCCAGGACGCTGACCATTGGTCTTACGCTGAAAGCATCCAAAGACTTTGGTGTTACGTTCAAACTACAGAATAAAGGTATTGTGAAGTTTTCCAACAGACTGGAGAAGCCAAACTGGTGGAATACCTGGGCGGGTGAACTGGGTGACTACTCCCGTGTGAAACATGAGCTATTTATCAGGGTGTCAGGTGCAACCGAGTTAGGTACGAACCTGCAGGATTTCAACACGATCCCTAAAGCCCTGTATCACACAAGACGCTTCAAGACCTTCCTGTTGGATCCTTTTAAATGGGTAGAACAGTTTGCCACAGAGGGTTATGTTATTACGAAAGAAGCAGATGGTTTCTACTATTTCTACAGTAGCAGAAATCCTGATAATAAGTACAAGCTGGAACTGAACCCGGATGATGGCAGATATTATTTCAGGGATGAAAATGGTAAACGTATCTAGGCAAAACTTACAACAATGAAGAAATCACTTTTTTATATACTTATTGCTGCTTTGCTTCCCTTCCTGGCATCCTGCTTCAAGGATAAAGGGAACTATGATTATGTAAAAGTCGATGAGCCGGTTATCTCTAATCTGGATACAGCATATACTGTTTTAACAGGAGATAGTCTGATCATCGAACCGAAGATTGTACTCCCGGGCGGCAGAACGGACATGACCTGCCACTGGATGATACAGATCCCATCTGAAGCCCGATCAGATGATTATGATGGTCCTGCATTGAGAATCCTGTACGGTCTTGGCTCTAACAGATACAGCTGTATATTCACTGTGAAAGACAATACGACCGGGATGAAGTATTTCTACGAATTCGTCATCAATGGTAAAACAGAGTTTACTTCAGGTACATTGGTACTCTCCGATGAAGGCGGACAAGCGAAGCTTTCTTTTGTTAAGCCAGACGGTTCGGTAAAACCTGATCTGTATCCGGCGATCAATGGAGAAAACCTGGGTACAAATCCGTTGCAGATAGTACCATTGCGCAACCAGTATTACCTGAATGTGACGCTGTCTTATTGGATAGTATGTGCCGGAGGTACTAACCCGGCTGTGCAGATCAGTCCTGATGATCTGAAGCGTATGAAATACCTGAAAGAGAATTTTTACGATCCACCGGGAGATATACATCCTGCATATTTTCAGAAGTTGCTGGATGGAACTACGACTGCTGTGATGAATGATAAGTTGTACTTCGGAACAGTGGAAACAGCGCCGTTCGGTACCTATTATGGCTATTTCAGTAATCCGATCGCAGGTGATTACAACCTGTCCGGAGACCTTGTCTTTACCAGCAATGACAAGGGCTTGTACTACCTGGGTTTTGACAAGGTGAAAAAACGTTTCCTGCGTTTTGACCGTACGACCTATTTCGGTATCAATTATACACAGGAGGATTCCCTGTTCAATCCAAAGGACCTGAAAATGGACCTGCTTGACATGGAGAAGATCACAGAAAATGATGTATACGCCTTTTGTGACAGCGTTGGCAAGACTTATGAACTGAAGTTCGCCCTGAACTTCCTGGAGGGAAATTCCCGCTTTAAAACCATCTATAAAAGGAAGTTTAAGGGAGATAGTCTGATGACGGACCAAACTAAATGGCAATCCTCTGCTTTAGGCGTATTTTATTTTACCTCT contains the following coding sequences:
- a CDS encoding DUF4843 domain-containing protein; the protein is MKKSYLFGVLCCMVFVACKKDETPLFDTTENVYFDFTPNDPSDKTDSLLYSFAYFPDKGEDTVYVPVRISGFRVAHERTFILETVDSSTTAKSGLDFKALEKEYIMPADSGLCLVPLILYNKDTVLKSRTLTIGLTLKASKDFGVTFKLQNKGIVKFSNRLEKPNWWNTWAGELGDYSRVKHELFIRVSGATELGTNLQDFNTIPKALYHTRRFKTFLLDPFKWVEQFATEGYVITKEADGFYYFYSSRNPDNKYKLELNPDDGRYYFRDENGKRI
- a CDS encoding PKD-like family lipoprotein, yielding MKKSLFYILIAALLPFLASCFKDKGNYDYVKVDEPVISNLDTAYTVLTGDSLIIEPKIVLPGGRTDMTCHWMIQIPSEARSDDYDGPALRILYGLGSNRYSCIFTVKDNTTGMKYFYEFVINGKTEFTSGTLVLSDEGGQAKLSFVKPDGSVKPDLYPAINGENLGTNPLQIVPLRNQYYLNVTLSYWIVCAGGTNPAVQISPDDLKRMKYLKENFYDPPGDIHPAYFQKLLDGTTTAVMNDKLYFGTVETAPFGTYYGYFSNPIAGDYNLSGDLVFTSNDKGLYYLGFDKVKKRFLRFDRTTYFGINYTQEDSLFNPKDLKMDLLDMEKITENDVYAFCDSVGKTYELKFALNFLEGNSRFKTIYKRKFKGDSLMTDQTKWQSSALGVFYFTSHDKIYRYNPLNQEIKQLDANFGGKDVTMIKVMDEVNKLIAGTDGSYYTLDISTGKNGNILNQTHGLPGKVVDVFIR